A window of the Helianthus annuus cultivar XRQ/B chromosome 4, HanXRQr2.0-SUNRISE, whole genome shotgun sequence genome harbors these coding sequences:
- the LOC110890774 gene encoding uncharacterized protein LOC110890774 isoform X5 — translation MDYHSLKRRELQALCKEHNIPANSANSVLADKLSALFNEKQKPKARQRTCMKSLVETTDEGEPAESKRQAKKVRFSPNNDTVEYERSGEKQKDMVTQVKTRRKSMAKKVDQPVVDSSVTVDLVEDTAQIPVKVTRSRAQSLVKDVVIPNNIKNKGRGETKDAGKGTDVDKESEGNVGKATRARARTLQKGGEATESVEETVVGRARVTRSRAQTSMEGGTSRDANPDVKKKTGKQVKTEGQSVEPPVEVMDVTVRATRSRRQPLKEEVKNTVTNPQADKKRTRREMKEEDKQEPPKRKSLRTKGVDEDEGAKMEVINDSRVARNRKNKANTVEVQELEEPIKHAGRKTVNRRKSVLPSVKADVDPHLEEPARRNTRRKSVVQKATVKVESPTVGKKDSKRLSGIIEDKENATTGTPKSKKRRGTPVEDPIIETEHGSPKSSTRRASKSEGKSVAKKEVESSLKKPVSRMNIQSSVEKASHKGKNSAIRSGVIIKESSSKKRAKLSGTKQSDSEDQVVYSGKEGTPGAKLSFNLDEEITEPEVTPAIKSERKSTRSTIKSERKEPSQSARFTRSAIKSEREGPSQSARFTRSAIKSEREGPSQSAVKEQPIAGQLFSPEGAKFRHDPAVNTAPGRVARRGIKHDGNAAGSFSEMIDKKQTRQLALKKSLDDAQMPSPEVAEVEPDVGTIGVLAESEQPLDEGQKFSPADTEVGSDSGADTLRVQSEIKQPYDNVLCSPEVVEVQPNPDGDTVAVGSESFKEVTVDNAENVPDDAVSDVSRVRNQNEEVNVESGIFSEAENLEKSVQENLSSGNDVYVECDDVISDPKSRLDMFGNQVDCSSVAKEFETGSELSNANMTLDVTFSGIDIDIERVVEANSSVQNVESLDVPLSGVDIDIERVVEANSSVQNVESLDVPLSGVDIDIERVVEANSSVQNVESLDVPLSGVDIDIERVVEDGSDVQNVESEHDKLASNTDHATDKEDVGGVDLEPAQIESMPVAAEVLVASHDQEPEPERSLNVAVDDVSCDTLRSDSVTNEDAPKILSTSEIDDVVVRVDAPAELVVDINKDVVGDMYDMDAEGDEDIQPFESGCISYNMNNEQTKEEAETHRDDPEHETATDDDSDSGKFMEDDSHIGVQEVGSELLGNIKAHEDLAREEASPILNTGEHTVDGTDSSQLVGDIGAHESLITKESSPLTYTNKESPVDGTDSDLLTIKEDDRNKQEETQNQGASVDWGDYDFGTDEFENPVSANGSADEEAKGKKDDQDSDLQMSARASYTVEKSSGLAAGLADSVTKFEKDSRNAADGKSHQALDTLNQSANAVDMGEEVFGWSGADSSMKSLFETPAATRISHVRDSQEDAAKFANQDNYSSLKSLSATPATTRISHVKTGQEEAVDLTNQDHYSSLKPLFKTPAVTQISHAKDGQDLTPATTRISHVKTSQEEAVDLTNLDHYSSLKPLFKTPAVTQISHAKDGQDVTPETTQISHVKTGQEEAVDLANQDHYSSLKSLLKTPAVAQHSHANDGRDAKTGQEDAVDVANQDHYSSLKSLTKTPAVTQISHVKDRLEDAADFASQDYHSSLKSLYQTPAVTQTSHVKGGQEGAADFANQDHLSADSSLKPLFKTTAVTQISHVKDGQDAADFGNQDHYSSLKSLFKTPGVTQISHVKDRQEDAADFANQDHYSSMKSLFKTPAATQTSHVKDGQEDAAAFANQDHGSSLKSLFRTPSVTQTGQVKGRQEDAVSYRNQYLSSLKPLFETPATTQTSHVKDARGEATNFANKDHYSSLKTLFATPAPSRTSHVNDCNDDIGSSRSAEHEFNHQWGNDPSKDYNDESGPGNEIHGVPSFEDYPHKLFEDDVGGSTDRSVSDTHFGFKHIEFLNEATGTSHQNLSGLKDNSTRGHEFEKKEDNLMKGSEVNDDLAFDTGHMHDYRDDTQ, via the exons ATGGATTATCATAGTTTGAAAAGGAGAGAGCTCCAAGCGCTATGCAAGGAGCATAATATTCCTGCGAATTCTGCCAATTCCGTTTTGGCTGACAAGCTTTCTGCACTTTTTAAT GAAAAGCAGAAACCAAAAGCACGACAACGGACTTGTATGAAGAGTTTGGTTGAAACTACTGACGAGGGTGAACCTGCAGAATCAAAAAGACAAGCAAAGAAAGTCAGGTTTAGTCCAAATAATGACACAGTTGAGTATGAGCGATCTGGCGAAAAACAGAAGGATATGGTTACACAGGTGAAAACTCGGAGGAAATCAATGGCCAAGAAGGTCGATCAACCAGTTGTTGATAGTAGTGTTACTGTTGACTTAGTTGAGGATACTGCACAAATTCCTGTTAAGGTTACTAGATCTAGGGCGCAGTCATTAGTAAAGGATGTAGTCATTCCAAATAATATAAAGAATAAAGGTAGAGGGGAAACAAAAGATGCTGGAAAGGGAACTGATGTAGATAAAGAATCTGAAGGCAATGTTGGTAAAGCTACGAGGGCAAGGGCCCGCACATTGCAAAAAGGTGGTGAAGCAACCGAATCAGTTGAGGAAACCGTGGTTGGCCGTGCTAGAGTTACAAGGTCTAGGGCACAAACCTCGATGGAGGGCGGTACAAGTCGTGATGCAAATCCTGATGTTAAGAAAAAGACCGGTAAACAAGTGAAAACAGAGGGACAAAGTGTCGAGCCCCCCGTGGAAGTTATGGACGTTACAGTGAGAGCTACAAGGTCTAGAAGACAACCGCTAAAGGAAGAAGTTAAAAACACTGTTACTAATCCCCAAGCTGATAAGAAAAGAACCAGAAGAGAAATGAAAGAGGAGGATAAACAAGAACCTCCAAAGAGGAAATCATTGAGGACCAAAGGGGTGGATGAAGATGAAGGTGCCAAAATGGAAGTGATTAATGATAGCAGAGTTGCAAGGAATCGTAAAAATAAAGCTAACACAGTTGAGGTTCAAGAGCTTGAGGAACCAATAAAGCATGCCGGTAGGAAAACTGTAAATCGAAGGAAATCTGTTTTGCCGTCTGTAAAAGCTGACGTTGATCCACATCTTGAAGAGCCAGCCAGAAGAAACACTAGGCGGAAGTCTGTCGTTCAAAAAGCAACTGTCAAGGTCGAGTCTCCTACTGTTGGAAAAAAAGATTCAAAACGTCTATCTGGCATTATTGAAGATAAAGAAAACGCTACTACTGGAACTCCTAAATCCAAGAAACGCAGAGGAACCCCTGTTGAAGATCCGATTATTGAAACCgagcatggttctccaaaaagtTCCACACGCAGGGCTAGTAAAAGTGAAGGAAAATCTGTTGCAAAAAAAGAGGTGGAGAGTAGTTTAAAGAAACCTGTGTCAAGAATGAATATTCAGTCATCTGTAGAAAAAGCATCTCATAAAGGAAAGAACTCAGCAATAAGAAGTGGTGTAATAATTAAAGAGAGTAGTTCTAAAAAGAGAGCGAAGTTGAGTGGAACTAAACAAAGTGATTCAGAAGATCAAGTGGTTTATTCTGGTAAAGAAGGGACCCCAGGTGCAAAATTGAGTTTTAACCTTGATGAAGAAATTACCGAGCCTGAGGTTACTCCTGCCATTAAAAGTGAGAGAAAGTCGACCCGTAGCACCATCAAAAGTGAGAGAAAGGAGCCAAGTCAGTCAGCCAGGTTTACACGTAGCGCCATCAAAAGTGAGAGAGAGGGGCCAAGTCAGTCAGCCAGGTTTACACGTAGCGCCATCAAAAGTGAGAGAGAGGGGCCAAGTCAGTCAGCCGTTAAAGAACAACCTATTGCCGGTCAATTGTTCTCACCAGAAGGTGCAAAATTCAGACATGATCCGGCTGTCAATACAGCTCCAGGAAGAGTTGCTCGCAGAGGAATCAAACATGATGGAAATGCAGCAGGCAGTTTTTCAGAGATGATTGATAAGAAGCAGACACGTCAATTGGCTCTTAAAAAATCTCTTGATGATGCTCAGATGCCTTCACCTGAAGTTGCAGAAGTCGAGCCTGATGTCGGAACCATAGGAGTTCTGGCTGAATCTGAACAACCTCTTGATGAGGGTCAGAAGTTTTCACCTGCAGATACAGAAGTCGGGTCCGATTCAGGTGCTGACACCTTAAGAGTTCAATCTGAAATCAAACAACCTTATGATAATGTTCTATGCTCACCTGAGGTTGTGGAAGTACAACCCAATCCAGACGGTGACACCGTAGCAGTTGGATCTGAAAGTTTTAAAGAAGTAACGGTAGATAATGCTGAGAATGTACCTGATGATGCAGTTTCCGATGTATCTCGTGTACGTAATCAGAATGAGGAGGTTAATGTGGAATCTGGAATATTTAGTGAAGCTGAAAATTTGGAGAAATCAGTCCAGGAGAATCTTTCGTCAGGCAATGATGTTTATGTCGAGTGTGATGACGTTATTTCTGACCCGAAGTCCCGTCTGGATATGTTTGGCAATCAAGTTGATTGTAGTAGTGTGGCTAAAGAGTTTGAAACTGGTTCAGAACTGTCGAATGCAAATATGACTCTTGATGTTACTTTCTCAGGCATTGATATCGACATTGAACGTGTCGTAGAGGCTAATAGTAGTGTGCAGAATGTAGAATCTCTTGATGTTCCTCTCTCAGGCGTTGATATCGACATTGAACGTGTCGTAGAGGCTAATAGTAGTGTGCAGAATGTAGAATCTCTTGATGTTCCTCTCTCAGGCGTTGATATCGACATTGAACGTGTCGTAGAGGCTAATAGTAGTGTGCAGAATGTAGAATCTCTTGATGTTCCTCTCTCAGGCGTTGATATCGACATTGAACGTGTCGTAGAGGACGGTAGTGATGTGCAGAATGTAGAATCCGAACATGATAAATTGGCGAGCAATACCGATCATGCTACAGACAAAGAGGATGTTGGAGGTGTTGACTTAGAGCCAGCTCAGATTGAAAGTATGCCTGTGGCAGCTGAAGTTTTAGTTGCATCTCATGACCAAGAACCCGAACCAGAACGGTCGTTGAATGTTGCTGTTGATGATGTTTCTTGTGATACATTACGATCTGATTCAGTAACGAACGAAGAcgcaccaaaaattctttctacTAGTGAAATCGATGACGTGGTTGTAAGAGTTGATGCTCCGGCGGAGTTGGTAGTAGACATCAATAAGGATGTTGTCGGtgatatgt ATGACATGGATGCTGAAGGTGATGAAGATATTCAGCCATTTGAAAGCGGATGTATTTCTTACAATATGAACAATGAACAGACAAAAGAAGAGGCTGAGACGCATAGAGATGATCCAGAACACGAAACAGCAACTGATGATGATTCGGACAGTGGCAAATTCATGGAAGATGATTCACATATTGGTGTACAGGAGGTGGGGTCTGAACTTTTGGGAAATATAAAAGCTCACGAAGATCTGGCAAGAGAAGAAGCCTCACCGATCTTAAATACAGGAGAGC ATACTGTTGATGGGACAGATTCTAGTCAACTTGTGGGAGATATTGGTGCTCATGAAAGTCTAATTACAAAAGAAAGTTCGCCGTTGACATATACGAACAAAGAAT CTCCTGTTGATGGTACTGATTCAGATTTATTGACTATTAAGGAGGACGATAGAAATAAGCAAG AAGAAACTCAAAATCAAGGTGCATCTGTGGATTGGGGGGATTATGATTTCGGAACGGATGAATTTGAAAACCCAGTTTCAGCAAATGGAAGTGCTGATGAGGAGGCTAAAGGCAAAAAAG ATGATCAAGATTCAGATCTCCAAATGTCTGCTAGAGCAAGTTATACAGTAGAAAAAAGTTCTGGTCTTGCAGCTGGCTTGGCCGATTCAGTAACGAAATTTGAGAAGGATTCTAGAAATGCTGCTGATGGAAAATCCCACCAAGCATTAGATACGCTGAACCAAAGTGCAAATGCAGTAGATATGGGTGAAGAGGTTTTCGGCTGGTCTG GTGCTGATTCGTCTATGAAATCGTTGTTTGAAACGCCAGCTGCTACTCGAATCAGTCATGTAAGAGACAGTCAGGAGGATGCAGCCAAATTTGCCAACCAAGATAATT ATTCGTCTCTGAAATCATTATCTGCAACGCCAGCAACTACTCGAATCAGTCATGTAAAAACCGGTCAGGAGGAGGCTGTTGATCTTACCAACCAAGATCATT ATTCATCACTGAAACCCTTATTTAAAACACCAGCTGTTACTCAAATCAGTCATGCAAAAGATGGTCAGGATTTAACACCAGCAACTACTCGAATCAGTCATGTAAAAACCAGTCAGGAGGAGGCTGTTGATCTTACCAACCTAGATCATT ATTCATCACTGAAACCCTTATTTAAAACACCAGCTGTTACTCAAATCAGTCATGCAAAAGATGGTCAGGATGTAACACCAGAAACTACTCAAATCAGTCATGTAAAAACCGGTCAGGAGGAGGCTGTTGATCTTGCCAACCAAGATCATT ATTCATCACTGAAATCGTTACTTAAAACACCAGCCGTTGCTCAACATAGTCATGCAAACGATGGTCGGGATGCAAAAACCGGTCAGGAGGATGCTGTTGATGTTGCCAACCAAGATCATT ATTCATCGCTGAAATCATTAACTAAAACACCAGCTGTGACTCAAATCAGTCATGTAAAAGATAGGCTGGAGGATGCTGCTGATTTTGCTAGCCAAGATTATC ATTCATCTCTGAAATCGTTATATCAAACTCCAGCCGTTACTCAAACCAGTCATGTCAAAGGTGGTCAGGAGGGTGCTGCTGATTTTGCAAACCAAGATCACT TGAGTGCAGATTCATCTCTGAAACCATTATTTAAAACGACAGCAGTTACTCAAATCAGTCATGTAAAAGATGGGCAGGATGCTGCTGATTTTGGAAACCAAGATCACT ATTCATCTCTGAAATCATTATTTAAAACACCAGGCGTTACTCAAATCAGTCATGTAAAAGATCGGCAGGAGGATGCTGCCGATTTTGCAAACCAAGACCATT ATTCATCTATGAAATCATTATTTAAAACACCAGCCGCTACTCAAACCAGTCATGTAAAAGATGGGCAGGAGGATGCTGCTGCTTTTGCAAACCAAGATCATG GTTCATCGCTAAAATCATTATTTAGAACGCCATCCGTTACTCAAACCGGTCAAGTAAAAGGCCGTCAGGAGGATGCAGTCAGTTACCGCAACCAATATC TTTCATCTCTGAAACCCTTATTTGAAACACCAGCTACTACTCAAACGAGTCATGTAAAAGACGCACGGGGTGAAGCAACCAATTTTGCTAACAAAGATCATT ACTCGTCTCTGAAAACATTGTTTGCAACACCAGCCCCTTCTAGAACGAGTCATGTAAATGACTGTAATGACGATATCGGGTCTAGCAGATCTGCAGAACATGAGTTTAATCATCAGTGGGGAAATGACCCGTCAAAAGATTATAATG ATGAAAGTGGTCCAGGAAACGAGATTCATGGAGTTCCAAGCTTTGAAGATTATCCTCATAAATTATTTGAAGATGATGTAGGCGGTTCAACTGACAGGTCGGTGAGTGACACACATTTTGGGTTCAAACATATTGAATTCTTAAATGAAGCAACAGGAACAAGCCATCAAAATCTTTCCGGTTTGAAAGATAACTCAACCCGTGGTCACGAGTTTGAAAAGAAAGAAGATAACCTAATGAAGGGGTCAGAAGTTAATGATGATTTAGCCTTTGATACAG GGCATATGCATGATTACAGGGACGACACTCAATAA